The genome window CCAAAAAAGTAATGAGACCACTAATCAGACACAACCCAACTCACTCACACCATATGTGTGTGCCTCGTGTAATTGGACAATGTTCTACCTCTTTGATCAAGACTTGGGACCCTGATTCTTCTCTCAAAGATGGCTCAGGAATATCTCCCAATGATTATTTAGGTATCCTAAATCTATTGTTCATACAATAAAACAGGATGGTTAAAATGGAGTGCCGGTAGTTTTGTATAATAATCATATATCCTTcagattaaaataaaattagaagACAAATATAAGCTCAACCATGCTCACACAAAGTAAGTCAATTAAGATCAGTGCTATGAGaaaaagactttagaaaacttTAATAGAAACAAGAGAAAAAGATCTGACTGCTTTGAGTTCAACTATGGATATTGTACTACACAGCTTTGACAAAAAGGTCCATGTAACAAACCCTATATAGTTGGGAGTCTTGGGACATTATGGCTTACTGGGGGAATTATTTCATGCTATGGTTGATTGTGATCTACAGTGGGATAACAGGGACCCATGGATATATGAATTTTCCTAGGAGTAAGGTTAAATTCCTTCACTGAGGCAAGCTTTGCCAAACCATGAGGAAGGCTAAGTGCAAAATAACCTAGGAGATTTTGTCAATTGACTCCAATTCACAAGAAGGTGGTCGCCAATGCTCTACATGTTTGTAGAGAATATATGCTAGTTACTGGTTTGCAACAGCTTTCCCTTAAAAGTCCACCCTGGACTAGGCATTCTGTCAGGAAACAAATCCCCCATAATTAAAAGTGATCCATCAAGTGCACTTTCCGTTTGGTAAAGAGGTCATAGTACTGGTTCATCCAAACTGTCTCATTAAAACAATTTGTCCACCCCAATGCTGGTTATGTGATACATTATCCATCTAGTCTATAAACACTGCACACATCCCATATTTCACTTAAGTctttttttgccaatgacaaggaTATGAGCAAAATGATACATATTTAATTTTTCCCATGTTTCAACTTAATGGGGTTGACTTAAAACATTGTGAGTGAACACCGCTACAAAACTAAATCAACACTTGTACATTTTTTATGCTTTACCAATATTTTGTTAACCTAGGCTAGTAAAGAAACATAGTATTCATTCTTGAAAATTGAAATCAAGATAAGCAAAGATCCTTTTTTCACAACTTTTCAATTGAAAAAAGATAAATTGTCAGTTCAATTTACCAGCTCAGGGGATTCAGAATACAAGTATTCTGCTAGCATGTCATGCAACTGGGGAGATCCATTTTTCGGAGCCCCAGACTCAGATGACCACCTAAGAGAAGATAATGGATATTATTGTTAGAATAAAAAGGGTAATGCACACTTGATGATACCAGACCTAAAAGTGAACTTACTTGATTGCAGCTCTCAAAAATGATGAGCAACCCTCTACACGAACTTTAGCAGCCATCAAAGCTTCTGAAAGTTTCTGCATATCACCATCATCCTCTAAATGCTGTGGAATGGGAATCCTCGGGAAATCATCATAGATTTTCCTAACACGATCTAAGTTGGATGAAGTCAAGACCACGAACAGATAAAGGCtagaaaaaatatctttaatCCTTTAACATGGCAAAGCATAAAAAGAACTAAGTGCATTTTGTACTCATCAAGTCCCTAAAAGAAGTTTATTTTTCTTCAATTATTTATTTCTTAATCAtcatctttttttaattttctttttgtttactGGGTCATGGGCATCGTGAACCATCAGCAATAACACCCTGCAGGAATGCTTGAGATAAAACAATTTGTTACCTATAAATGATAGTAACCTATGAAATGGCTATCTAGAGAATCCACTATATCTGGTGAGGGCTTAAAAACCTTAAAGAAAGATACTTTGTTGTGTTAGAAAGTATAGGCTAACCAATATCACAAGCAATACCACCAAAAGAAAAGACCCTGATTCATATTCTGATAGGGGATATTAAACAATATTTGTAGATTTACCAGCAcagttataattctaaaaaatgacTCGACAATGATATGTACAAGTGCACTAatagaaaagagaaaatacagaACTTCAAGGATCAACTGAGTTAAAAACTAAGGAGAAGCTGTAAGCTTATGATGCAGAAGAACAGATTATAATATATAGTTCTGTTAATAAAGTACAAACAGAGATGAACATCCGGCTTAGATGCCACAATCGAACAAGATATACCGAAAAACAAATCACTTGAAAGGATGGTTAAACAAAAATTATTTGTCAATCAAAACGTTATGTTAATTTGATTACTGATTCAGTATTCCCATCACATTTTTAAATGTTTACGTGTTTGGTgtgctttcataattttgtttcaattTCTTTTCCTCCCAGATTTGGATCACTTTAAGCTTCTATGAGAATTGAGAGGTTTACATGTTGATCTTCaacattatttaattttaatacatTTAAGGATTATGATCACATTGTTAAAAATCATTTGAGGAAAAAAAATATGGCAATTAGATAGTTGGTCCGGTAACAGAAGGTCTAATTTGAGTTTGGATACAACAAACTATCTTTGATGGGAACTACCATGTAGAAAAACtacaaaaggagagagaaagacctATAGACGGATGCTCAAGAAATTAGGACCAGGAACCAAAAAGTCTAACTACGATTACCTGGCCACTCAGGGTTGCAGCTAAAAGCCTATTGCTACAGAGGATCTTGAACCCTTCCATTCAAAAGAGAAAGCAGTGTACCAGCAGTGGAAATACTCAACTGAAGCTAGCTTCGAAAGAGGTAAAGGCTATTTAATCCTGTTACACCTGTCACAGCACATTCATTGATCTTTTACCTGAGAACACGAAAGTTATTTGAGAAACCTAAACACGTGATGATTTGTTATAGCCTCTAACATGACTGCGTCATAATTTCCTATATTTGAACATAGGAAAATCATAGAGAATAACtgtttcataatgaattttaacaaGAAGCATTACTTACAGGTAAACAAAACCAAGTTATTTAACATTCATATGAAAATGTTTCTAAACATGCAATTAACCTTGGAAAGCATTTAGTAGCATTTAAACTAAACATATGGAGAAACCCCCACAGGAGGAGAAGCAATTGAACTAAAATGCACAATGCAGATGAAGCCCCCAGGTTGCACTTTTATCATCAGTCGTCTACACTGTCCTCAGGCAGTTATTGATTTTAACAAAAATCACCACCCACAAATGACTCTGTTAAATTGTTACCTGCTGTCTATTGTTTATAAAGGATAAAACATAAGGCCTTTAAAGATAAAGTGAAGGTAAACAACATAACTCATGACTACTGAGATATTTATGTGTGTTTAAAAAGAGATTAACAAGTTTTGGTTCCAAAACATAATAAACGCTTCacaaaataagcaaaaaaaattatattctatGTCGCACTAATAGAACAAGAACAAACCAAGAGTTCCTTTGCTGTAGGAATATTTTCCCTTGACTAAtgtttccacaaacaaaacagccAGCTCAGCTCCACAAGTAACCTGTATATGTTTAAGATGATATTAGAGCAAAGTGTTGGATCACCAAAGAAATAACCTTCAGGAGAAAATATGTTTTGTGTTGTTAAGCAACATTCTTTAGTTTCCTTTCGTCTCAGGTATTATCTGCTCTAGGCtccatgataacccaaatagagcTACTCAATGTGCAACAACTGTGGCTCAATTATTAAACAAATTATGACTGTTATATATAATATCTGGCTGTAAATGTTGGATCTGTATGTCACAATCCTGAGCTTTCCGTATTAAGAAAAGAGATTGACAAGGACAAATGGGTCACTGAATCAGAATGTTCTACCTAGATGAATTGCTTCAACTGTGTTTTTCCAACATGGCAAGCAGAAATTGTAAATGCATCTGTAACAGACAAACTTATTTGTTGCTAGTTTAAATTATTCTTATACTTACAGGTTACAAGTaaactttttattcttttttttgtcaCAAAAAAAAGCAATCCTCCATAACTCTTAAATATTATACTTGAAATgaacaaaatattttaattaattctacaaaaaaataaatcatgacatcAGATCAGAAGTGACGAACAACTTAAATAACATCTGTCAAACTCCAAGATATATGTCACCAGtgtctcttttttcctttccTAGAGATCTAAAACATAATATGTCAAGAAAATAACCTGCCCATGCTTCAGTTGTATAAGAGCACCTGACTGAAGAATATCCAAGGCTTCAGAATATTTCTCAGCAGCTACATATCTGTTGCAAATTGACAAGAATTAGTACCAAAAATGATCAGAAAGTCAGTGGTTAATATTTTAGAGAATGAACACAATTGTGGAAATGATACCATAAATCATCGTATAAAAGAAGACACACAGACTAAGATTCTGGCTCCACAACACACGCACTGAGCTGTATATATGTGACAAACCAACATCTGCAAGGTAGAAAGGTGTGTATTTCTGTTGTGCATGAGCTAAGGTTGCAGCATCATACTGCATCATATGCATGTCAAGCAGGCATGCAGTACACTGAAGCAGCATTTCAAGGTACATACTTATATGTGCAAGAAACAAAATAGTACTGCATGCACTGCAAACAATGGCACACCATAACACAGTTTGTCCATCCTAAACTTGTTTGCCTTCTGGTACTAACATTTGCCTGATGTTAGAAAAGATAACCtgaaactgtttctttttcatGTGGATAAAACCCAAGGTACTCccaaaaaaggataaaaaaaggCAACATATGTGGCCCCtcttctctttccttttcttcttccacaTCATATTATTCTATTTGCTACTTACTCCCCTTCGACACCAACAAGTCATAATGTCCCAAGTACATGGATCTTGTCCCACAACTAAGCTCTGTGTAATGTAATATCTACAATAATATTGAGTGCAATCATATATCTTTTGACCATTTCCAGGGAAGACTTCTTAGGTCTCCCTCTATTTCACCCAACTAATCCTAATCGACTAATATTGAGTGCAATCATATATCTTTTTACCATTACCAGGGAAGACTTCTTAGGTCTCCCTCTATTTCACCCGACTAATCCTAATAGACTCACATTGTCTAACACATCTATAGCAAGGACTGAAATCTCGACACCGTTAGATCGGTATGCACCGATCCAACCACCAACTGGTAACTAACCCAAACCGCGTGgttcaatttttcttttttttgtcctCTTAGGCTTATGGACTAGGTATGCACGATTCTCATGCTCGCGATGAGGCCTACAACCACTCGCACTCACTATGCTGCCACCGCatgcctccctcctcctcctcttccccttcctcttcctcctctttttccttcttcctccaccacctctttTTCCTCATCCTCCACTaacatcttctccttttttttccttccttccttcttcctTGCCCacatcctcttctttctccctcttcctccttcctccactgcctccccttcttccatcctcttcctcctccttcactACCTCCTCTTCTTCATTCATCTCTCCCTTCTTATCTTCCTTCACcgcctccctcttcttccttcctcttcctctttcttccttcatactctccttctccttcctcttctctctttgGTACATACCAGTGTCCTGTATGTCATTACACCTGTACCAACTCATATGTACCGGCCGGCCTGGTATAGTACTCTGGTATGAAATTGCAATCCTTATCTACAGACCCCTTGAACATAGTCATATCATCTTAGATTAATTGCTCCCATATCATCCTCTACTGTGGCAGCACCTAATTGTTATTGAATCAAAATATTTCCTATTATATTTTTACTAGAAACTAGACATTCACTTCAATATTCTTACCTCAAATAATACTAACATTGTGTGCCTATTGTTTCTTAGCTACCAAACATTCTAGTGCATGTATAATTATTTGATAATTTGTTTAATCTAAGGGGAACAAGATGATTGCCCAGAATGCCTATTTCTCCTCTTCTATCCAATATTTACTTTTTTATAAACAACATTTTCATCTATCTATCCTTTCTATTGGAAAATAAATTCAATGTGCCTAAATACTTTAATTATAGGAAATTTCTGTTCATTCATCTTTAACTATACACTTGTTTCCTTTTTTTAGTATTTCTAAAACTACATTTCATATATTTGGTCTTAGTTCTACTTAGAATTAATGTCATCTAATTTTTCATCAAAAAGAACAATAATGTCAGCAAATAACACCATGAGGGTCTATCCTATATGTGAATACTTTAGGTTGATCCTTGGATCTCCTATAATTataagatatgtatatatatatatatatgtgtgtgtgtgtgtgtgtgtgtattcatcaacaaaattattagtttcttctttcttttataaaATTCACCCTAATAAAATCTATAATAAGTTTTTTAAGTCAATGAAAATATCTCTTATAAGCAAATATCTCTTTTTTTCACTATATTTTCTTCATTAGTTGTCTCAATAACTAAATACCATCATTGTTAACCTTCCAAGCATAAGATCAAATTAATTCTAAAATACTTAATTTTCATCTTATTCTGCCATTAATCATCATTTTTCAGTTTTCCATAAGTTGACTCATTGAATTCCTATACAGTTCAACAATTTAAAATTTTGTTTTCATAAATTGGTACCGAAGAACTCTTCAATCATTAGACttattttgactcaaaattttattaaataaattaatcaaCAAATATAGCCCTTAATCTCTTAAACTCTTTCAAACCTCAATAGAGATGTCACAGCTGATATTCTCTTATCTAATATCATCACCTTTAAAGCTTCCTATActgcattttttaaaatttacgaATAAATATACGAAATCTAAATTTCACATTATTTTTTCTCTAAAGTAAATTTATCATAGAatgttttattaaataatttataaaaataaaataatcattttCTTTAATCTCCATATCATTAATAAGCAACTTTTTATCTTCATCCTTTATACATCTAACATAAAATAAATTTCTAATCTTCCTTTATACAACTTTTCATTTTCTTtaattcaataaatatttttttccccATAGTATTTGGATTATTATATACACTATCAAGGTTTGCCTAACTTACATCTTTCTTTATCTTTtctcagttaccgtatatcttCTAAAATTCTCAATATTTTTAGCCTCCCCTCAATACATAAAATTAACTTATGCATCctgtaaaagaaaattgaaggaaAAAAAGAGATAGATGCCAAATATTATTTCTCTGAAAAATCGACCATTAAAACAATTAAACTACAAGAAACTAGTAGATCAATGAACTTTACAAGTATGTTCATATGACGAACTTGTGAACTTCAAAATCACCACTAACTATGAAAGCCACTTCAGTGATGACTTGCAAGGATAGACAAAAAAACTTCTAATGTAACTGAGACATATCCACACCTTGCACTCAAGGACTTGTACATCTGCTGAGCTTCATAGAAATTACATGCATCTACCATCTTCTCCAACTTATCTATGGTCTGCAAGTACATATACAGCTTAAACATATAAACGTCTGCACTACGACCAAAAAATTTATAAACAGAATCTTGAAACAAAAGATACCAGCATAATGAATCAATATTATTCGTTAACAGGATCGAGCAATCTCAAGCAGGCtatcataaaaaggaaaaagttagTTAAGCGAGTTCAAGATCAAGAGTCTCGGGCCATCTTCAGTTATCGGCCCTAGCAATGGTAAGATTTCCTACTTACACCTCAAAAGCAAACTTGAAATATTAAATCTCCTGCAATCTTCAGTCACCCAACCCTGGACACGACAAGATGACCTACTTATCCCTCAAAACTATAATGTTCTGCGACAAAATTTCTTGATTGGAACATTCAATATAAAGAATCTCCACAAATCTTGGGTTTGACGACCCTTTAAACAATAAGATTTCCCTTTTATACCTCAAAGTTGTAATCATTTCCATCTAGATTcgctttctttttttctcttattcgAGAAGATTAAGATCTTGGACCGGGTTCTTGTTTCAAAATCAGAGGAATcgtaagaaaagaagagaaaactgCTCGAAGTCTGCTTTGTGGCacggagaagagggagaaaaagaagaggagaacagGAGCATCTCAGCCAAACCTCTTGCGGCGGGGGTAATTCCCCGCGTCTGACTCTGGATCTCGACATGGTCCTTCGCGCTTTCTCGCGTCCGATTCGAAGGGGAGAGGCAGGATCGAATCGAATCGAGACAGTGGGAGACGAGAGTCCGGAGGCGAAGGCGAATTTGCGAAGAGTTCGGCCTCCGCCCAAATGGTCACGGTCCAGCTATTATATAGTAGATCAAGAGAAACGAGGTACGTACGCGTGGCACTAGCCAAATCCAACGGTCAATCGCCGAAAGGAGAAAAGACATCTGCTGTGTCACGATAT of Musa acuminata AAA Group cultivar baxijiao chromosome BXJ2-3, Cavendish_Baxijiao_AAA, whole genome shotgun sequence contains these proteins:
- the LOC103977803 gene encoding protein GET4; its protein translation is MSRSRVRRGELPPPQETIDKLEKMVDACNFYEAQQMYKSLSARYVAAEKYSEALDILQSGALIQLKHGQVTCGAELAVLFVETLVKGKYSYSKGTLDRVRKIYDDFPRIPIPQHLEDDGDMQKLSEALMAAKVRVEGCSSFLRAAIKWSSESGAPKNGSPQLHDMLAEYLYSESPELDMTKVSSHFVRGSDPEKFASVIVNFMGKCYPGEDDIAIARAVLLYLSQGNLRDANNLMDELKKQLEQKQLEIPHSDLIQVIGYLLRTLERDAFPLFKILRQKYKSSIDRETLFDELLDEIAERFYGVRRRSGLQGIFGDLFKMM